A section of the Pseudomonas sp. Q1-7 genome encodes:
- a CDS encoding ion transporter, translating to MNNQQPLREHLHRIIFFTDTPAGQRFDHWLLLCILASLVVVMLDSIVEIHRDYGAWLLGLEWGFTAIFAIEYAVRLYCSPKPLRYAFSFFGLIDLLAILPAFISLFYGDAQYLLIVRVLRLIRVFRVLKLSPYMRQANFLLTALRGSQQKITVFFVCIATLVTVFGALMYAIEGPQNGFTSIPKSIYWAIVTLTTVGFGDLVPKTALGQALASLVMITGYSVIAVPTGIFGAELATALRGGERRQHPCPSCAKPEHDVTAAFCDRCGSPLYPRRDD from the coding sequence ATGAACAACCAGCAGCCCCTGCGCGAACACCTGCATCGCATCATCTTCTTCACCGACACCCCGGCCGGGCAGCGCTTCGACCACTGGCTGCTGCTGTGCATCCTGGCCAGCCTGGTGGTGGTGATGCTGGACAGCATCGTGGAGATCCACCGCGACTACGGCGCCTGGCTGCTGGGCCTGGAGTGGGGGTTCACGGCGATCTTCGCCATCGAATACGCCGTGCGCCTGTACTGCTCGCCCAAGCCCCTGCGTTATGCCTTCAGCTTCTTCGGCCTGATCGACCTGCTGGCCATCCTGCCCGCCTTCATCAGCCTGTTCTACGGCGACGCCCAGTACCTGCTGATCGTCCGCGTCCTGCGCCTGATCCGGGTGTTCCGCGTGCTCAAGCTGAGCCCGTACATGCGGCAGGCCAACTTTCTGCTCACGGCGCTGCGCGGCAGCCAGCAGAAGATCACGGTGTTCTTTGTCTGTATCGCCACCCTGGTGACGGTCTTCGGTGCGCTGATGTACGCGATCGAGGGGCCTCAGAACGGGTTCACCAGCATCCCCAAGAGCATCTACTGGGCCATCGTCACGCTGACCACCGTGGGTTTCGGTGACCTGGTGCCGAAGACGGCACTGGGTCAGGCCCTGGCATCGCTGGTGATGATCACCGGTTACTCGGTGATCGCCGTGCCGACGGGCATCTTCGGTGCCGAGCTGGCCACCGCACTGCGTGGGGGAGAGCGCCGCCAGCACCCCTGCCCGAGTTGCGCCAAGCCCGAGCACGACGTGACCGCGGCCTTCTGCGACCGCTGCGGCAGTCCGCTCTATCCGCGCCGCGACGATTGA
- a CDS encoding 2,4'-dihydroxyacetophenone dioxygenase family protein: MLYESIDTAAINDEDLPWVPFAPYSDEVFVKYIKCDPVRGETITLLKSPAGITMPKHHHSGTVIVYTIKGAWKYVEHDWISREGGVVFETAGTRHTPVALGEYGDEIITLNIVQGDLLYFDENDNLCAIENWKSGVERYLAFCAANGIAAKDITSFAV, encoded by the coding sequence ATGCTGTACGAATCGATCGACACCGCCGCCATCAACGACGAAGACCTGCCCTGGGTGCCCTTTGCGCCCTACAGCGACGAGGTTTTCGTCAAGTACATCAAGTGCGACCCGGTGCGCGGGGAAACCATCACCCTGCTCAAGTCGCCGGCCGGCATTACCATGCCCAAGCACCACCACTCCGGCACCGTGATCGTCTACACCATCAAAGGCGCCTGGAAGTACGTCGAACACGACTGGATCTCCAGGGAAGGCGGCGTGGTGTTCGAGACCGCGGGCACCCGCCACACCCCCGTCGCCCTGGGCGAGTACGGTGACGAGATCATCACCCTGAACATCGTCCAGGGCGACCTGCTGTACTTCGACGAGAACGACAACCTCTGCGCCATCGAGAACTGGAAGAGCGGCGTCGAGCGCTACCTGGCCTTCTGCGCGGCCAATGGCATCGCGGCCAAAGACATCACCAGCTTCGCCGTCTGA
- a CDS encoding arylsulfatase, with product MIKKPCPGEIALAVGALLGSPAAVAQNSLPFPPTPSASEAGPTLQESRHQKRQEQTHLPADAPNILVIMLDDAGFAQADTVGGGIHTPTLSRVADSGIRYNAFHTTAISSATRAALLTGRNHHRVGNGVIAELATDWDGYTGEIPKSSATMAEVLKQHGYSTAAFGKWHNTPTHDATAAGPFDTWPTGYGFEHFYGFLAGETSQYEPRLYRNTTAIEPPREPGYHLSEDLAEQAVDWLHEQQSLAPDKPFFLYWTPGAVHGPHQVNASWADKYKGKFDGGWDRYREETFARQKALGFIPQNAQLTPRPAELPAWDSLSPEQQRYQARLMEVYAGFMEHADTQAGKILDELERQGERDNTLIFYVLGDNGASAEGMEGSISELLAQNGIPFPKEQQLKLLDTMYGGLPALGSAKLESMYNAAWAWAGSGPFPGTKLVAGYFGGTRTPLAISWPKGIAADKQVRSQFHHVNDIAPTVYDILGITPPPSVNGVAQDPLDGVSMRYSFAEAGAASRKPPQYFEVLGSRGLYKDGWMASVFGPRKPWVQGFSQFMGWQPQNDHWALYDLGSDYSQAVDLAEQHPEKLAELKAEFDKQARANQVYPIGAGLYPFLDPTVLAGDGRQAWHFDARLKRLPEFAAPNLRNRGSLVRAEVELPEQANGVIYALGGISGGVTLYLDRGHVVYEYNAMAVARIRLRAERPLPAGPANIEVQTRPTAAKPGAPVALSLRVNGEEVASGTTPFAPPLTFTASETFDVAEDLGSPVALDYFERAPFAFDGTVRDLHIRYIP from the coding sequence ATGATCAAGAAGCCTTGTCCGGGCGAGATCGCCCTGGCGGTCGGCGCGCTGCTCGGCAGCCCGGCGGCCGTGGCGCAGAACAGCCTGCCCTTCCCCCCGACGCCTTCCGCCAGTGAGGCCGGCCCCACCCTGCAGGAATCCCGGCACCAGAAGCGCCAGGAGCAGACGCACCTGCCGGCGGATGCGCCCAACATCCTGGTGATCATGCTCGACGACGCCGGCTTCGCCCAGGCCGATACCGTCGGCGGCGGCATCCACACGCCGACCCTCAGCCGCGTCGCCGACAGCGGCATCCGCTACAACGCCTTCCACACCACCGCCATCAGCTCGGCGACGCGCGCCGCGCTGCTCACCGGGCGCAACCACCACCGGGTGGGCAACGGCGTCATCGCCGAGCTGGCCACCGACTGGGACGGTTACACCGGGGAGATTCCCAAGAGTTCGGCGACCATGGCCGAAGTGCTCAAGCAGCATGGCTACAGCACCGCCGCCTTCGGCAAATGGCACAACACCCCGACCCACGACGCCACGGCGGCGGGGCCTTTCGATACCTGGCCCACCGGCTACGGTTTCGAGCATTTCTACGGATTCCTCGCCGGCGAGACTTCCCAGTACGAGCCACGCCTGTACCGCAATACCACGGCGATCGAACCGCCCCGCGAGCCGGGCTACCACCTCAGCGAGGACCTCGCCGAGCAGGCGGTGGACTGGCTGCACGAGCAGCAGAGTCTCGCGCCGGACAAGCCCTTCTTCCTCTACTGGACGCCGGGTGCCGTGCACGGCCCGCACCAGGTCAACGCGAGCTGGGCGGACAAGTACAAGGGCAAGTTCGATGGCGGCTGGGATCGCTACCGCGAAGAAACCTTCGCCCGCCAGAAGGCCCTCGGCTTCATTCCGCAGAATGCCCAGCTGACTCCACGCCCGGCCGAACTGCCGGCCTGGGACAGCCTCAGCCCCGAGCAGCAGCGCTACCAGGCCCGCCTGATGGAGGTCTATGCCGGGTTCATGGAACATGCCGACACCCAGGCCGGCAAGATCCTCGACGAGCTGGAACGCCAGGGCGAACGCGACAACACCCTGATCTTCTACGTGCTCGGCGACAACGGCGCCTCCGCCGAAGGCATGGAGGGCAGCATCAGCGAGCTGCTGGCGCAGAACGGCATCCCCTTCCCCAAGGAACAGCAGCTCAAGCTGCTCGATACGATGTACGGCGGCCTGCCGGCCCTGGGCAGCGCCAAGCTGGAGAGCATGTACAACGCCGCCTGGGCCTGGGCCGGCTCCGGCCCCTTCCCCGGCACCAAGCTGGTGGCCGGCTACTTCGGCGGCACCCGCACGCCGCTGGCGATCTCCTGGCCCAAGGGCATCGCCGCGGACAAGCAGGTGCGCAGCCAGTTCCACCATGTCAACGACATCGCCCCGACCGTCTACGACATCCTCGGCATCACGCCGCCGCCGTCGGTCAATGGCGTCGCCCAGGACCCGCTGGACGGTGTGAGCATGCGCTACAGCTTCGCCGAGGCCGGGGCCGCATCGCGCAAGCCGCCGCAGTACTTCGAGGTGTTGGGCAGCCGCGGCCTCTACAAGGACGGCTGGATGGCCTCGGTGTTCGGCCCGCGCAAACCCTGGGTGCAGGGCTTCTCCCAGTTCATGGGCTGGCAGCCGCAGAATGATCACTGGGCCCTGTACGACCTCGGCAGCGACTACTCCCAGGCCGTCGACCTGGCGGAGCAGCACCCCGAGAAGCTCGCCGAGCTCAAGGCCGAGTTCGACAAGCAGGCCAGGGCCAACCAGGTCTACCCCATCGGTGCGGGCCTGTATCCCTTCCTCGACCCGACGGTGCTGGCCGGCGACGGCCGCCAGGCGTGGCACTTCGACGCCCGCCTCAAGCGCCTGCCGGAATTCGCCGCCCCCAACCTGCGCAACCGCGGCAGCCTGGTGCGCGCCGAGGTCGAATTGCCGGAGCAGGCCAACGGGGTGATCTATGCCCTGGGTGGCATCAGCGGCGGTGTGACCCTCTACCTGGACCGCGGCCATGTGGTTTACGAGTACAACGCCATGGCCGTCGCCCGCATCCGGCTGCGCGCCGAGCGCCCACTACCCGCCGGGCCGGCGAACATCGAAGTGCAGACCCGGCCGACCGCCGCCAAGCCCGGTGCGCCGGTGGCGCTGAGCCTGCGGGTCAACGGCGAGGAAGTGGCCAGCGGCACCACGCCCTTCGCCCCGCCGCTGACCTTCACCGCCAGCGAGACCTTCGACGTCGCCGAGGATCTCGGCTCGCCGGTGGCACTGGACTATTTCGAGCGGGCGCCCTTCGCCTTCGACGGCACGGTGCGCGACCTGCATATCCGCTATATCCCCTGA
- a CDS encoding SDR family NAD(P)-dependent oxidoreductase, whose protein sequence is MAIADLHNKNVLITGAASGIGRAAAQAFARQGARLLLCDIDAIGLEALRQQIAEAGGTCSTYLLDVTDATAMAELAARIHATQGTLDVLVNNAGVGYLGRFLDSDLQHWQRVLDINLMGVVHGCHCFIPRMVEAGGPRQVINVASAAALFPSPSMAAYAASKHAVYGLSEVLKMELSDTEVQVTTLCPGVINTPIVADRRNIAASVSAEQLARLQDYYRSKGCSPDLVADSMVRAVRDGRDLILVGPFARLIFQLKRLSVGLLRSLMLKDARKIGYL, encoded by the coding sequence ATGGCCATCGCCGACCTGCACAACAAGAACGTCCTGATCACCGGCGCCGCCTCGGGCATCGGCCGCGCCGCCGCACAGGCCTTCGCCCGCCAGGGCGCCAGGCTGCTGCTGTGCGACATCGACGCGATCGGGCTGGAGGCGCTGCGCCAGCAGATCGCCGAGGCCGGCGGCACCTGCAGCACCTATCTGCTGGACGTCACCGACGCGACCGCCATGGCGGAACTGGCAGCGCGCATACACGCCACCCAGGGCACACTCGACGTGCTGGTCAACAACGCCGGCGTCGGCTACCTGGGGCGCTTCCTGGACAGCGACCTGCAGCACTGGCAGCGGGTGCTGGACATCAACCTGATGGGCGTCGTGCATGGCTGCCACTGCTTCATCCCGCGCATGGTGGAAGCCGGCGGCCCGCGCCAGGTGATCAACGTGGCCTCGGCGGCGGCGCTGTTCCCCTCACCCAGCATGGCCGCCTACGCGGCGTCCAAGCATGCGGTCTACGGCCTCAGCGAAGTGCTGAAGATGGAGCTGAGCGACACGGAAGTGCAAGTGACCACCCTGTGCCCCGGCGTGATCAACACCCCGATCGTGGCCGACCGTAGGAATATCGCCGCCTCGGTGAGCGCCGAACAGCTTGCCCGGCTGCAGGACTACTACCGCAGCAAGGGCTGCAGCCCGGACCTGGTGGCCGACAGCATGGTCCGCGCGGTACGCGATGGACGCGACCTGATCCTCGTCGGCCCCTTCGCCCGCCTGATCTTCCAGCTCAAGCGCCTGTCGGTGGGCCTGCTGCGCAGCCTCATGCTCAAGGACGCGCGCAAGATCGGCTACCTCTGA
- a CDS encoding anaerobic sulfatase maturase gives MSDLPPQGMHLMAKPVGPICNLDCDYCFYLEKERLHPPSNRFRMPDEVLRAYVQRYIAAQNSPEVEFTWQGGEPTLLGLAFFQRACAYQREFANGKVIRNTLQTNGTLLDDAWCAFLAQEGFTVGLSLDGPRALHDLHRPDKRGRSSFDQVMRGLALLQKHAIPYNVLVTVTRETARQPLAVYRFLKEAGVRHIQFNPVVERLPTPSDASRGQAFATPPELRLRNLQAPTAPVTAQSVEAEAYGEFLVAIFDDWVRHDVGSVHVMNFEWALAAWCQLPASVCLFAPRCGKAAIVEHDGSLYACDHYMYPEYRLGDIRQQDPAELLASPAQQAFGAAKEETLPDYCRRCDYRFACHGECPKNRFIETPDGQPGLNYLCAGYKRYFRHITPYLNAMAKLIAHGQPAELIMQAFNGPLLITL, from the coding sequence ATGAGCGACCTCCCGCCACAGGGCATGCACCTGATGGCCAAGCCCGTCGGGCCGATCTGCAATCTCGATTGCGACTACTGCTTCTACCTGGAGAAGGAGCGGCTGCATCCACCAAGCAACCGCTTTCGCATGCCCGACGAGGTGCTGCGGGCCTATGTGCAGCGCTACATCGCCGCCCAGAACAGCCCCGAAGTGGAATTCACCTGGCAGGGCGGCGAGCCCACCCTGCTCGGGCTGGCATTCTTCCAACGTGCCTGCGCCTACCAGCGCGAGTTCGCCAACGGCAAGGTGATTCGCAACACCCTGCAAACCAACGGCACCCTGCTCGACGACGCCTGGTGCGCCTTTCTCGCGCAGGAAGGCTTCACCGTCGGCCTCAGCCTCGATGGCCCACGGGCGCTGCACGACCTGCATCGGCCGGACAAACGCGGCCGCTCCAGTTTCGACCAGGTCATGCGCGGCCTGGCGCTCTTGCAGAAACACGCGATCCCCTACAACGTGCTGGTGACCGTGACGCGCGAAACCGCCCGGCAGCCGCTGGCGGTCTATCGCTTCCTCAAGGAAGCCGGCGTGCGCCACATCCAGTTCAACCCGGTGGTCGAGCGCCTGCCGACACCGTCGGACGCGTCACGCGGCCAGGCTTTCGCCACCCCGCCCGAGCTGCGCCTGCGGAATCTGCAGGCACCCACCGCGCCGGTGACGGCGCAAAGCGTCGAAGCCGAGGCCTATGGGGAATTCCTCGTCGCCATCTTCGACGACTGGGTACGCCACGATGTCGGCAGCGTCCATGTGATGAACTTCGAGTGGGCGCTGGCCGCCTGGTGCCAACTGCCGGCCAGCGTCTGCCTGTTCGCCCCGCGTTGCGGCAAGGCGGCGATCGTCGAGCACGATGGCAGCCTGTACGCCTGCGACCACTACATGTACCCGGAATACCGCCTCGGCGACATCCGCCAGCAGGACCCGGCCGAGCTGCTCGCATCCCCCGCCCAGCAAGCCTTCGGCGCGGCGAAGGAAGAGACGCTGCCGGACTATTGCCGCCGCTGCGACTATCGGTTCGCCTGCCACGGCGAGTGCCCGAAGAACCGCTTCATCGAAACGCCGGATGGCCAGCCGGGGCTCAACTACCTGTGCGCGGGCTACAAGCGCTATTTCCGCCACATCACGCCCTACCTCAATGCCATGGCCAAACTGATCGCCCACGGCCAACCCGCCGAGTTGATCATGCAAGCCTTCAACGGTCCGCTGCTGATCACGCTTTAG
- a CDS encoding efflux RND transporter permease subunit, translating to MGNYEHDSMPVVRELRGFDPRSGSLLERIIFNHRLLVVLTCVLVTLALGYGATTRLTLTASFEKMLPQSQPFIKNYLENRDSLRGLGNAVRVVVENTRGDIFDPAYLQVLKEVNDELFVTPGVDRAWMKSLWTPAVRWTEVTEQGFQGGPVMPDAYDGSPAGVEQLRMNIARSGIVGSLVGNDFRSSMIFVPLLEKDPVSGQAIDYHAFSRVIEDKFRARYEGQEGGVRIHVIGFAKLIGDLLDGLLQVMAYFAAAAVIATLIIYAYTRCVRSTTLVVCCSLIAVVWQLGLVALFGYALDPFSILVPFLVFAIGVSHGAQKMNGIMQDVGRGTHQLVAARYTFRRLFLAGLTALLADAVGFAVLMLIDIPVIQDLAVTASVGVAVLIFTNLVLLPVLLSYLGVSEGAAARSLRHEREEVRGKGLGALWGWLDRFTERRWATVTLAVAAVLAVAGFAVSLNLKIGDLDPGAPELRADSRYNLDNAYITANYSLSSDLFAVMLKTPNEGCLKYESLVEADRLGWLLQQQGGVQTTVSLVDAVRQITAGSYEGNPKWLTIARNQNVLNYGAQQASVNNPELFNTDCSMMPVVAYLKDHKAETLDHMIQVAEGFAREHSTEQRQFLLVAGSAGIEAATNIVVREANRTMLLYVYAAVILLCFVTFRSWRAVLVAVLPLMLTSILCEALMVWLGMGVKVATLPVIALGVGIGVDYALYLLSVQLAQQRAGMPLAVAYRNAVAFTGKVVALVGVTLAAGVVTWAWSPIKFQADMGILLTFMFIWNMVGALVLIPALSHFLLKKAP from the coding sequence ATGGGTAACTACGAGCACGACAGCATGCCGGTGGTGCGGGAGCTGCGGGGGTTCGACCCGCGCTCCGGCAGCCTGCTGGAGCGCATCATCTTCAACCATCGCCTGCTGGTGGTGCTGACCTGCGTGCTGGTCACCCTCGCGCTGGGCTATGGGGCGACGACCCGCCTGACCCTGACCGCCAGCTTCGAGAAGATGCTGCCGCAGAGCCAGCCGTTCATCAAAAACTACCTGGAGAACCGCGACTCGCTGCGCGGCCTCGGCAACGCCGTGAGAGTCGTGGTGGAGAACACCCGTGGCGACATCTTCGATCCCGCCTACCTGCAGGTGCTCAAGGAGGTCAACGACGAGCTGTTCGTGACACCCGGCGTCGACCGCGCCTGGATGAAGTCGCTGTGGACGCCGGCCGTGCGCTGGACCGAGGTGACCGAGCAGGGCTTCCAGGGTGGCCCGGTCATGCCCGACGCCTATGACGGCTCGCCGGCCGGTGTCGAACAGCTGCGCATGAACATCGCCCGGTCCGGCATCGTCGGCAGCCTGGTGGGCAACGACTTCCGCTCCAGCATGATCTTCGTGCCGTTGCTGGAAAAAGACCCGGTCAGCGGCCAGGCCATCGATTACCACGCCTTCTCCCGGGTGATCGAAGACAAGTTCCGGGCCCGCTACGAGGGGCAGGAGGGCGGTGTCAGGATCCACGTCATCGGCTTCGCCAAGTTGATCGGCGACCTGCTCGACGGCCTGCTGCAGGTCATGGCGTACTTCGCCGCCGCGGCGGTGATCGCCACCCTCATCATCTACGCCTACACCCGTTGCGTGCGCAGCACCACCCTGGTGGTCTGCTGCTCGCTGATCGCCGTGGTCTGGCAACTGGGCCTGGTTGCGCTGTTCGGCTACGCGCTGGACCCGTTCTCCATCCTGGTGCCGTTCCTGGTGTTCGCCATCGGCGTGTCCCACGGCGCGCAGAAGATGAACGGCATCATGCAGGACGTGGGGCGCGGCACCCACCAACTGGTGGCCGCGCGCTACACCTTCCGCCGCCTGTTCCTCGCCGGGCTCACCGCGCTGCTGGCCGACGCGGTGGGCTTTGCCGTGCTGATGCTGATCGACATCCCGGTCATCCAGGACCTGGCGGTCACCGCCAGCGTCGGCGTGGCGGTGCTGATCTTCACCAACCTGGTGCTGCTGCCCGTGCTGCTGTCCTACCTGGGCGTCAGCGAAGGCGCCGCCGCCCGCAGCTTGCGGCATGAGCGCGAGGAAGTGCGCGGCAAGGGCCTGGGGGCGCTCTGGGGCTGGCTGGACCGCTTCACCGAGCGGCGCTGGGCGACGGTCACCCTGGCGGTGGCCGCGGTCCTGGCGGTGGCCGGTTTCGCCGTCAGCCTGAACTTGAAGATCGGCGACCTGGACCCCGGTGCGCCCGAGCTGCGGGCGGACTCGCGCTACAACCTCGACAATGCCTACATCACCGCGAACTACTCGCTGTCCAGCGACCTCTTCGCGGTGATGCTGAAGACGCCCAACGAAGGCTGCCTGAAGTACGAGAGCCTGGTCGAGGCGGATCGCCTGGGTTGGCTCCTGCAGCAGCAGGGCGGGGTGCAGACCACCGTCTCGCTGGTCGACGCGGTGCGCCAGATCACCGCCGGCTCCTACGAGGGCAACCCCAAGTGGCTGACCATCGCGCGCAACCAGAATGTGCTGAACTACGGCGCCCAGCAGGCCTCGGTCAATAACCCGGAGCTGTTCAACACCGACTGCTCGATGATGCCGGTGGTGGCCTACCTGAAGGACCACAAGGCCGAAACCCTCGATCACATGATCCAGGTGGCCGAGGGCTTCGCGCGCGAACACAGCACCGAGCAACGCCAGTTCCTGCTGGTCGCCGGCAGCGCCGGGATCGAGGCCGCCACCAACATCGTGGTGCGCGAGGCCAACCGGACCATGCTGCTCTACGTCTATGCGGCGGTGATCCTGCTGTGCTTCGTGACCTTCCGCAGCTGGCGCGCGGTACTGGTGGCCGTGCTGCCGCTGATGCTCACCTCGATACTCTGCGAAGCGCTGATGGTCTGGCTGGGCATGGGGGTGAAGGTTGCCACCCTGCCAGTGATCGCCCTCGGCGTCGGCATCGGTGTCGACTACGCCCTCTACCTGCTCAGCGTGCAACTGGCCCAGCAACGTGCCGGCATGCCGCTGGCGGTGGCCTACCGCAATGCGGTGGCTTTCACCGGCAAGGTGGTTGCCCTGGTCGGCGTCACCCTGGCCGCCGGCGTGGTGACCTGGGCCTGGTCGCCGATCAAGTTCCAGGCCGACATGGGCATCCTGCTCACCTTCATGTTCATCTGGAACATGGTCGGTGCGCTGGTGCTGATCCCGGCCCTGTCGCATTTCCTGCTCAAAAAGGCGCCTTGA
- a CDS encoding WD40/YVTN/BNR-like repeat-containing protein gives MNILKWALLFALMAALSAPFCRPVVAEGFIDVLDTPAQQSPLAQHSLLVGLASAGDRLVAVGQRGHILTSDDAGESWQQARVPVSSDLVAVHFPTARHGWAVGHDGVVLHSGDGGANWERQLDGRQIGPTLLAHYEALARSAPDDEALAALVDEAKRMTEEGADKPFLDVWFENERVGYIVGAFNLLFRTEDGGRSWTPWMERTDNPSALNLYAIRPADGELYIAGEQGLLLRLDRATGRFESRPAAYDGSFFGILGKPGVALVFGLRGNVFRSVDGGASWNPVETGLPVSITTGTALADGRLALLSQAGHLLLSRDDGASFQLQPQPALAPVAAAQAAQAAGPGQLVLVGVRGARPLRVP, from the coding sequence ATGAACATTCTCAAGTGGGCGCTGCTGTTCGCCCTCATGGCGGCGTTGAGCGCGCCATTCTGTCGGCCGGTGGTGGCCGAGGGGTTCATCGACGTGCTGGACACCCCGGCACAGCAGAGCCCGCTTGCCCAGCACAGCCTGCTGGTGGGCCTGGCCAGCGCCGGCGATCGCCTGGTCGCGGTCGGCCAGCGCGGGCACATTCTCACGTCCGATGACGCCGGCGAAAGCTGGCAGCAGGCCCGCGTTCCCGTCAGCTCCGACCTGGTGGCGGTGCACTTCCCCACGGCTCGCCACGGCTGGGCGGTCGGCCACGACGGCGTGGTCCTGCACAGCGGCGACGGTGGCGCGAACTGGGAGCGCCAGTTGGATGGTCGCCAGATCGGTCCCACCCTGCTCGCGCACTACGAGGCCCTGGCGCGCAGCGCCCCGGACGACGAGGCGCTGGCCGCGCTGGTGGACGAAGCCAAGCGCATGACAGAGGAGGGCGCCGACAAGCCCTTTCTCGATGTGTGGTTCGAGAACGAACGGGTGGGTTACATCGTCGGCGCCTTCAACCTGCTGTTCCGCACCGAGGATGGCGGGCGTAGCTGGACGCCCTGGATGGAGCGCACCGACAACCCGAGCGCGCTAAACCTCTATGCCATCCGCCCGGCGGACGGCGAACTCTACATCGCCGGCGAACAGGGGCTGCTGCTGCGGCTCGACCGTGCCACGGGGCGCTTCGAGTCCAGGCCGGCAGCCTACGACGGCAGCTTCTTCGGCATCCTCGGCAAGCCCGGCGTGGCCCTGGTCTTCGGCCTGCGCGGCAACGTCTTCCGCAGCGTCGATGGCGGCGCGAGCTGGAACCCGGTGGAGACCGGGTTGCCGGTGAGCATCACCACGGGAACCGCGCTCGCCGACGGCCGCCTCGCGCTGCTCAGCCAGGCCGGCCACCTGCTGCTCAGCCGCGACGACGGCGCCAGCTTCCAGCTGCAGCCGCAACCCGCGCTGGCGCCAGTCGCCGCCGCCCAGGCCGCCCAGGCCGCCGGGCCGGGGCAACTGGTGCTGGTCGGCGTGCGCGGCGCGCGCCCGCTGCGCGTTCCATGA
- a CDS encoding DUF1329 domain-containing protein: protein MAFINSLMVSALSLAVVASAQAAVSPEQAAQLGQSLTPVGAEQAANADGSIPAYSGGLTTPPSGYQAGSAMRVDPFADEKPRLVIDGKNAAEHGDKLTAASRELLKRFPSFRMDVYPTHRTVALPQRLLDNTRKNATGARTTDAGLALENVLPGVPFPIPNDGYEAMWNHLLRYQGHALNSRYDSWNVDSAGHAALATTGDAYLEYPLFAPERNDVPAKAEDLYFKTKLYYQGPARRAGEAILLNDAVDPLEKPRRGWQYLPGQRRVKLAPDIAYDTPNPGSAGSSTYDDAWVFNGAMDRFDFKLVGKKEMYVPYNTYKLNYHEKAADITTPNHVNPDLVRWELHRVWVVEATLKPGKRHIYSKRTFYLDEDSWIALASDAFDARGQLYRGAFAHMAYSYDVQAPNSDNHMFYDFVSGSYNITGIYGPHGGVKYIQPLSKAQWAPDALAGTGIR, encoded by the coding sequence ATGGCTTTTATCAATTCCTTGATGGTCAGCGCGCTGTCGCTCGCTGTGGTCGCCTCCGCCCAGGCCGCCGTTTCGCCGGAGCAGGCCGCACAACTGGGGCAGAGCCTCACCCCGGTCGGCGCCGAGCAGGCCGCCAATGCCGACGGAAGCATCCCTGCCTACAGCGGTGGCCTGACCACGCCGCCGAGCGGTTACCAGGCCGGCAGCGCCATGCGCGTGGACCCCTTCGCCGATGAAAAACCGCGCCTGGTGATCGATGGCAAGAACGCTGCCGAGCACGGGGACAAGCTCACCGCCGCGTCCCGCGAGCTGCTGAAGCGCTTCCCGTCCTTCCGCATGGATGTCTACCCCACCCATCGCACCGTCGCCCTGCCGCAGCGCCTGCTGGACAACACGCGCAAGAACGCCACCGGAGCCCGGACGACCGATGCCGGGCTGGCGCTGGAGAATGTCCTGCCGGGAGTGCCGTTTCCGATTCCCAACGATGGTTACGAGGCCATGTGGAACCATCTGCTGCGCTACCAGGGGCATGCGCTCAACTCCAGGTACGATTCCTGGAACGTCGACTCGGCCGGCCACGCCGCCCTGGCGACCACGGGCGACGCCTATCTGGAGTACCCGCTGTTCGCGCCCGAGCGCAACGACGTGCCGGCCAAGGCCGAGGACCTGTACTTCAAGACCAAGCTCTACTACCAGGGGCCCGCGCGCCGCGCGGGCGAAGCCATCCTGCTCAACGACGCGGTGGACCCGCTGGAGAAACCCCGCCGCGGCTGGCAATACCTGCCGGGCCAGCGCCGGGTGAAGCTCGCCCCCGATATCGCCTATGACACGCCGAACCCGGGTTCGGCCGGCAGCTCGACCTACGATGACGCCTGGGTGTTCAACGGCGCGATGGACCGCTTCGACTTCAAACTGGTCGGCAAGAAGGAAATGTACGTGCCGTACAACACCTACAAACTCAACTACCACGAGAAGGCGGCCGACATCACCACGCCGAACCACGTCAACCCCGACCTGGTGCGCTGGGAGCTGCACCGTGTCTGGGTGGTCGAGGCGACGCTCAAGCCCGGCAAGCGGCACATCTACAGCAAGCGCACCTTCTACCTCGACGAGGACAGCTGGATCGCCCTGGCCTCCGATGCCTTCGATGCCCGTGGCCAGCTCTATCGCGGCGCCTTCGCCCACATGGCCTACAGCTACGACGTGCAGGCGCCGAACTCGGACAACCACATGTTCTACGACTTCGTTTCCGGCAGCTACAACATCACCGGCATCTACGGCCCGCACGGCGGCGTGAAGTACATCCAGCCGCTCTCCAAGGCCCAATGGGCGCCTGACGCCCTGGCTGGGACCGGCATCCGCTGA